tgagccattgatccgcccaagtgaaagtgatcggatgctccaaccaccggtatggggcgggaggaccggtggtcgccaccaatatctggcgatcgttgagcttttgttgccttctattctcctgcgatctgtgtccaccgaagatgatgttgacctccctgtcaatgtgcaggaaagctcctcctcttccctcctcctgctgcttgggctgtcgtggttcttctggccctCCCCGCGGCAGAGGAGGAGGtaaaggttggaagggtcgaccatgcccgatggagtgcttgaagtcccagcagttccgaagagtgtggcgcatgtccttgtggtacgggcactgggcgtcgaggatgtcatccagtgtgcgctcgcctccgcgaggtcctccccgggcgcgagaggctggtggtccggcggcgtgtacttcttcacgaggtcttttctcccagtgtttgtcgggttgctggttcgcgtcgcgtcgtggtgctgccggtgcggactttgctcctccgatgaggtcctgggctcgctcgtcggcggtgatgtagaggtcggcttcccgaaacagctcctcggaggtagtcggcgccttctgcaatacggctcgaacgaaggccgagtcattggatcctctgtagaagtcctcgatcacggtcgCCTCTGTGACCTCAGGGAtacaatttctcatggtctggaaccttttgaggtatgaccagagagtttcgtccccccggcgcttgatggatttgaggtcccacggttgcgccggtttgtcggagagggactgaaaattggcggtgaagcatcgactgaagtcgccccagtcgtcgatgcagtgtcggggtagatgtcgcagccattgcagcgcgtcttgaagttaggaggccattggatggccctaaggcgtggagtaagagcggacaccccacacgtgtcctcctgtcgtcggggatgatgtctgtcccggggaggggagtagttgttgtggttcctcgatcgTCCTCGGGTAgtgccgccagttgaggccgttgccgactcaattctggtggcctggctccaagctgggatgccatgatccctgtcgtactcctcccggcggcggatctcgttctcatgccgtcattcacgcgaagcattgatggagcttcgcgcgtcccgacgactgttgatagcgtgtcgtcgatcattcggcgggtgagcaagcggtagaagatggttggccgcctgggtgaacagtcgtcggtagccctcggcgtcaggagtccgagggagtccatcagctatccgagctagtactcctccaacttcactcggcgtgttcatggctcgggcgaagtcgggattcaggttgcgcccgaagagtggattctcccggggttgccttgcgtcttgctcagcttgttcctgagcccggcggcgatcacgtcgtcgggagttccttcgttctctgaagacgcgttcctccggagtttctcctatctccgagacctcgtcccgcgaaacaggttgctccggattccgttctccggcctcgtggtgtcgccgaatatttcggcaccggtttctccgtcggcgggattctcgctgaggtggttcttctccaggcgcggtcggctcgtcgtcggagacgggaggcgactccactctcccgatgaagaggacgttggggtagaatggtacggcggtcgtgacgatcttttttccgttctcctttgagggcggaggaacggaaagaacaacttgtttCCTCCTGGCCTCCTTCTTCCTTGTGATCTATgtaattctttcgtcggggaagtagacagtggagttctccgggtcagcgggctctcggcccctggcttgctgaGGGCGATCTTTTtttggagcgctggaggttgcgcttctccggtatTTTTGGAGTTTGTTAGAGGAaacttctttttcggcggatctgcaatgcggtgtagaattccatCTTCAcctgctatggatgagattgttccaaagcagaatacggatccgggacggagggtgatcttgctgtggaaggtgatggccattgagctagcttgtatcgtcgacacaccccctacctggcgcgccagctgtcggtgttttgggtccgaccgcacacccggggttgccctcgaggtgtttttaggagtaggacggtgtcgccgactgtagcaaaatggttcgtgccagatgcacgaggaacaatggacagtgtttacaggttcgggccgcttagagatgcgtaacaccctacgtcctgatgagtatgccttgtgtaatgggttacaaggtagctctcgtgGAGAGTTAAGGTAGGTGGCTGAGTAACATGGGATCGATcgttttgaaggggtgccccctaggccttatatattcgaccgtggggcgatacacgtggatatgataacaatgtgcacctaaaagatagtggactgtttgagtctatcttcctatgattctgccgacctatcctcgcctggttccgttgcatggggctccagcgcgggaaagtcggatcttctgttgtggtcgcttgctcaatgctgtggggccgtccgggcttgcaccaatccggccttacatcaatctgctttactgattgtccctctctaggcccatgaaggaatgaccttacgatttattgggctcttgggcctctcgtgaggtcttttacccttccagtggacccgggggatatctgtcccccacacacatagtctccttcctcaaattccagtggtctccttctattatcaacgTAGCTCTTTAGCCtgatctgagctaccctcaagttctccatgattatacagacttgttcttctgcttattGAATCAgtttaggcccaaagaactgtctttctccagtctgatcccaatacaaaggagtcctgcacttcctcccatataaagcttcaaaaggtgacatcttcagactggcctgataactattattatatgagaactcagcataaggtagactcttatcccaactactaccatgccgaagggcacaagctctcaacatgtccttcaatacttgattagtcctttcagtatgtccatcagtctgaggatggtaggccgaactaaatttCAACTTTGTATACATATTCTCAAGAAtttttttccaaaatctggaggtaaactatgatccactatccaaaacgatcttcttcggtacaccgtgtagagacacaatctgagccatatatactctgccaattgagatcccttataagtagtcttgaccagaatgaaatgagccactttggtctgtctatccacaatcacccatatcgactcatatcctttcggggtgcgaggcaatccagtaatgaaatccaaacCAATCTCTTccccttccactcgggtatctttagtggatgcagtagtccagctggcctctggtgttcagccttaactctttgatagacatcacacatagccacatgtgcatccacatctctcttcaatctataccaccaatacttccgcttcaaatcctaatgcatcttggtactaccaggatgaatagaataatccgagtcatgggccttgcttaaaatagtctcacgaaggctttcaatatcaggaacacatatcctgtccttgaaccatatggtgccttgctcatcctccgtgaattctggacctctaccttcagtaatcagatccttaatctcttgtattttagcatcaccaatctgcccttctgcggatttcttgctccaaagtaggttccacatcaatagtaacttcttcaatgtgagcaactatcccagattaagtctcctgaaatcctcaacaatctcatcgggtagctgggcaacaacagctgaatgaacatactcctttcgacttaaggcatctgcaaccaaatttgccttgcccgggtgatagtgaatctccaaatcataatccttaataagctccaaccaacgacgttgcctaaggttgagatccttctaagtgaatatatacttcaaactcttatgatccgtgtacacttggcacttggttcctataatatagtgtctccaaatcttaagcgcatgcacaacggctgccagttctaagtcatgagtggggtagttcaactcttgtttccgcaactgtcgagacgcgtaggcaatcacgtgtccttctcgcataagtacacatcccaagccttagtcacatgcatcacaataaatatcaaatcccttttaTAGATCCGACATAATCAACACtgatggtgacatcaatctcttctttaattcatcaaagctatcttgacacttctcgtcccacttaaactctcttcccctctccagaagtgaggtaataggcttggcaatcttagagaatccttcaataaatctccaataATATCCTGTAAGTTCTAAGAAACtttgaatctccgtaactgtagtgggtatgctccacaccactatctccttgactttagcaggatccactgaaatccctccattagaaatgatatgtccaaggaatggcaccttgtcaatccaaaactcacacttgctatacttggcatagagttgattatcccttagcttttgtagcaccaatctcaggtgtttctcatgatcactttcactcttagaatagataagaatatcgtcgataaataccacgacgaatctgtccagatcatgagcactttattctttagatccataaaataggctggtgttttagttagtccaaatgacataacggtgaactcatataatccatatcgagtcgagaaatccgtcttgggaatatctgatggcctaatcttcatttaatggtaacccgatcggagatcaatcttcgagaatacccttgcacctctcatccgattaaataaatcctTAATGCGGGGTAACAAAAACTTGTTCTCcatagtgacaccattaagggacctttaatccacgcacatcccttacaatccatctttcttctttacaaacaaaaccggtgctctccaaggtgaagactcggacgaatgtacccagcctcttgcaactccgttaagtgcttcttgagttcttttaactcttctacagacatcctatatgtccatttagaaataggagtagttccaggtaagagatctatgacaaactcaactttcgtatctagtggcatccctggtaactcctctgaaaagacatccgaaaaatccttaaccacacggatgttgtcaccaacatacttcccatcgactaagaatgccgctagtttggtggcggtagttactgcaattccaacttcaagtctttctcctttggaactggtgagttctatggttcctttagcacagtgtataaattgcctttacctttcttaaccacgacataccaaggatcacgcctatattgctctcttctaacaatataggggtagcccatctgggttagaaacacagggtaagaaagaaaggattgtagacaaggcatgtaattacgaagcatgttactttggggaatttattagctaagcagattggtaatttacctactaaagctaattcattaccttatggtggtacatgctaagatgaccaactataatgtttcaatcaatcatagaagcaaatcaagcatttatcatcagaacaatcaacctacattttttaatagagaaaatagttttaattttgtcttaggtctcctatctcttaaaagatcataagtgtgggattccaaggtgtgaaatccatcttgtctcagagtagaaaagataagaatgatcagagtagaactgtagaaggtgagacaggatcaagataagtgtagaaagaatcagagtaaggtaagtatagaaggattcagaataaggtaagtaggtaagcattttgtccatttctatctaggtttcgtcctacagtcaacatttcctctgataccacttctgtcacacctggttttaaggaataaagtcgggtgcatctcatacatgcgccaaaggagataacatatataataacagagtgtatagagataaatgtcacaatataatcagagtactttattacatagcgaaagtcttacaaaataaaagataaatataacaggatctaaaatctatccttggcgccagaaagtcaacttggagacgccacctagatcgaatcgaactcctcgataattggctccacttgaaccacctgttcttctcctgtgggggtgtgagacagcaagagtgagctcacatacgttcatagctcaacaagtcgtagggaataatgtgcatgaactcaccaaaggtgggagttcatgtgaagtgtaaggctgatcaacaaaatagaggctgaggctgagcgttgcttttataagttggtcaaaattttattagcaattactaagtgtaagtaaataccaaaccttaataataataaagaaaagtaatagtaaaataatcccaaatgtgatgcaaatgtcaaattagatttaagttccataaattaaccatgtgagggttcgagctgctcatgaccgtgagcacggctagtataccagttttacactctgcagaggttgcacatctttacccacaagtcatgttacccatctgccaagagatggccaatcccatacacctctaccgaggaggcgaggcagggtaacactacgaggcctttacaaagttccactagcttcagaaatcctgctacagtttataggaagctccagtgcaggaatccctcgcctgacctccatcgcagcaaaatcaacccaaggacctccctacactaaccactctcctactgcccttgcccctttcgggtaaggaagacatccactagctttcctagttaatcagccaagggcatcccattatacccttgtggtagcactattttcccgggtggtcgctccatgttcccataaacataatgatcttaacatgagcagtaataataaaaagataataaaagtttaattatgaataaagtatctccatacccaaatccacataaagcaatagcaggtactacccaaaaaatatttcagtggtaaacaaggtataaagatatcaaaactggggtaacctattgggtcccatcaaaattaacctatgcagatcattataattaataagaacatggctagaaaaaagtaagtgatcaagggcacaacttgccttcaatgagctcctgctcagctacttctacttgctgaacctcagaatccacagtggcttgctcgtctactcgcatcaacacaatacatacatagtataaaaaaattaacattgcaccaaacatgtgaataaaatacaccataaaaatctacacattaaaataagaacctaggaacaggaatcattaattttggagttatagattttaagatatgaatttccaaaggttttatgtgcttaagataggattaaatgagaaattaattttcttactgttttcatgtcaaaacagagacactagatgatgaacaataatattacaaaattataggaactgcaatgaactaaaaatgatttaatatgaattttctatgatctgtacaagtttctaccattatttttgtattaaaaatgaatttagaaCGAATTTCTATGATTTTATTTGTTATCTGGACTGCACGCAATAATACAACGATCTGCAGGGTGCTATCTATAAAATCCAGGGCCTCAGTGTAAGGTTCTTTCAACTGCttgggactgcgggttgatttgttAAAACGACAGGGACTCTTTAGTGATTAtgtcaggccgaaggggtatcctttGCTACGAGCCACCTAGATTAGATCCAACGGCGCAAAACTTACGAAGACCAGATCCGATCACGACCGCATACCCGCGATCCAACGACACAAATGCAACCGGTGAAAGGGTATTTCTTGATCTAATCTCGCCCATCCGTATCCGATCCGGCGGTCGCGGATCACCCAACCCGAATCGATACACTGGGCGCCATCGCAGCTGTTCGCGCCCGAATCAACGGTGTACGCTACCCTAACTTTGACCGAGAGCCTGAGCTCGCCGGACCACGGCGGCGACGCCCGCACTAGCGGTGGTGGCCGGCCGGGGAGTAACCAAAGTGGCACCAGAGCCAACCCCTATACGACAAACTAGCCTAAAACGAAGGTAAGATCGCAGGGAATACTATGAACGAGGTCTTACCACCTATCGGCACGTCGGTGTCGCTGGCCACGACGAGACGCGGCTCCGCCGCGGACGCGAAACTCCAACGAGGAATTTCACCGACCACCACTGCTCCTCCCGCCTAAATCCTCCACAGTCACGACACACGTAGCCAGGAGAGTCGCCCAGACCACACGCAGACCCCGGAATGGCGGTGTAGGCGCGCGGCAACGGCGGTGGCTCCCGGTGGTTTCGGCGGCGATATTTTTGGTGGCCAAGGTAAGCAGAGAAGGAAGGAAAGGAGGGAGGAGGGGGTCGTCCTGCCCTTTATGGCCATAAACGGGTGGACTCGGTGATAGGAACGTCACCCGCCACGCCGAGCATTGCGCAGAGGTTACGGCGATCTCCGCCATGTGTGCGAGGCCGCCCTCCTACGGGTAAGTGGGCCCAGGGTGGTCAGCGGATGGCCGCCAGATCCGGTCGGTGCGGGTCGTGGCACGATTGGTCGAGCGGCCCCAGCCGCCGTAGCGCAGTCAAGATCCCGACATGGATTCCGGCTTCAGTTGAGCAGAGCCGACTATCGCGGGAGGTGGAAGACTGTACTGGCAAACGGGCCCGCTCTGTAGGTGACTGGTTAGTCGCGCGCGCTTGAGGAACGCTGGGCAGTGGGCCCAGACGATCGACGACTCATTCTGGTGCACGCGGCGCGCGCCCTTGAGACCGAGCAGTGGGCCCCGCATGGCAGTCGATCGTGCACGCGTGGTGGAACGGGATGTGGGTCGTGCGTTCAGAATGATTAGCTGGGCCAGAAGTGAGGCGGCCAGCCCATCTAGGTTAGAATTCTTTCTctatttttcctttttatttttgaatTACCTTTTTCTAAATTCAAACATACTATTTGAATTCCAAAATGATTTGCAGATTTCACAAGTCATGTGCACAAAATATATATTCCACTATAAGGATATATttatgttttttttatttttatttttatattcCTCCCCTTTTCTATTCTCTCCTTTTTctcattattattatattttaatTCATATTATTGTTGTTATTCTTATTAagtgcacaaacaaacaaaactcATCATGATGCACATTTTAATGGCATGTCCTTTATTAAGCATTTGTTGTTTTTTTAAAATGGGATGTTCACATGAAGTAATAAATAGGaacaacacacatatatataaaggaatataatttctccttttagacttttcttacagAGTGGGTATTACagcaccggtataggttctttgccgagtgtagtggccctggcactcggcaaagaggcacgctttgccgagtgccatataaagcactcggcaaagaacctgacacGGGGACCCGCTGAcggattctttgtcgagtgctggccggcagacactcggcaaaggtaacttctttgccgagtgtcacctaggacactcggcaaagacgccgtctccgtcacctcGGTGCCGTGACGGCGGcttttctttaccgagtgcccgagaaaaagtactcggcaaagacgactttgccgatgtactgtgtgtcgagtgcgacactcgacaaagttttTGCCGAATGTTTTTCAGTCTTTGCAGAGtgtttcaggcactcggcaaaaccgTCGATTCCAGTAGTGAGTAGTGCAGTAGCAAACGGATGCCTACATGCCTGTTGGTTTTTTTTAACACGTTAGCAAACTCATATAAATAGATAAACTAGTCTAAACACATATTATGATAAAAAACTAATCGGTTTTAGGGTAACCATCTGGAGGTGGGTGAGAGCCAATAGCCATGGTCTGTGGCACGAAGAATTCACAAGATCCATAGCTTCGTTGCCAATGGCTTAGCTGCAGTTGTCCCTGGAGTCGTAGAGTACTTGCTCGGACATGGACTAGAGATAGCAAGAACCCGGCCAAACCACAGGTACCGCAATGCATCGCCTAAAGTTGCCAAACCATAGGTACCATCGTCTAAAGTTGCCACGTCATCGGCGCCGTTTCTGTCCGGCGCCACTTGAGCTCTTTCCGCGATGCGCCCACGGATGATGATGGTTCGTTTTCTCGATCGCTTCGCAGAAGAAAATCCTTTGGATATCTGGAGCACTCTGTTTATAACAAATAAAAAAAATCTCTCCACGGCAGTGCAGCGTGCAGGTGAAGGCACGCCTGGGCGCTAGCTAGCTGCCGCAAGAGGGTACACCGTCGTCCTTGTCCGGCGACGTGATTGTGAACCGTAGCCAAGAGACTTCATCAAAATTCAAAAACCCGTCGCCAGGAGCCACTGCCCACTAGGCGACCCAAACAAAGGCCTTTGAAATGGGGGCGACGGCCTCCTTATCCAATATGGTTTCTTTACAGTTTCTTTACGCCGGTCACTACCCAGTGCGCGAACCTTCCCCATTGTTTTTTCTCGCACATCGATCTCTCCAAGTCAGATTGACACCCACACAGCCACGGCCAAAAGAGTCCAGTACTGAGAGAAGACCTCGTAAAGAATGGTGATGAACAGTCCTTTCATGAAGAGAAATGATGATTAGCGATCGCAGATGATCTTACAAAGCTGATGCTGGCAGTGGCAGGACAATGCTTCTCCCACTGACGTCGAATCGTGACAGCAAAAGGAGAGGCTACCGTCTCGAAATCAAAAGAAGGATACTGATGAGGGTTTAACTAAAGAACGGCAGGGAGACCAAAGTGAGTTCTTCTCTTATCGTCAGTAATCATCAATCCCACAAAATCAAAATCTACGGACCAGACGAATCAATCTTTGCAGAAAGGTACTAGAATAAAAGCTAGATAGATAAATAAAGTGTCGCGAAAATCTGGCAGCTATATATCACGAAATGCTCCTAACAATAAACAAATACagcaaaagaaaaaagaaaagaaaaggcacagcTCGTCAAACTTTACGGGGCCGCAGCATGCCAGTTCCAGCCGCGGCCTCGATCACGGCCggcccgtcggcggcggcgacgcCACGCCCTTCCAGCTTGACTCACCGCcgtccctccccctcctcgtggaCCCGTCCCAGCCTCTCCGCACCGAGCCGTCGCCGCCGCCTCGCGCCCAGGAGACCGTCCTGGCCAGGAACGATTGCCACCGGCGCCCGCCGTGGCTGCTCCCCCCGCCGTTGCCAAAGCTTCCTGCTCCTGCTACGCCCCTTCCGCCTCGGGAGCTCCCCTCGGAACTCATGTCCGAGAGGTTGAGCAGGCTGGtggcgtggcgcaggcggcgagACCGGAGCACCTGCTCCCGCACGTGCTCCGGCAGCCGCAGCGTGAACCTCTCGTGGTCGCCTTcctccgcggcggcggcggccgccgccgccgcgaacAGCGAGTGCCCCGTCGAGTGCGACCGCGGCATCCTGGCGGCGCGCCGCGCGCTGCGCAGCGTCTCCAGCTCGACGGCCTCCTCCTTCCTGTCGTCCTCGCAGCTGCTGCTGCCCCCCTCCGATCCGTCGTCCGACACCGGTATCGCCACGGCCTCCGGCGGCGGCGAAGGCTGGCGCGGCGCTAGCCGCGGCGAAGGCGACGGGGGCGCcaccgccggcgccggcgccggcttcTCGAGGTTCGCGCGGCAGAGCGGGCACGTGACCCGCGACTGCAGCCAGGGGTCGATGCACTCCGGGTGGAACGCGTGGGAGCAGTGCGGCAGCAGGCggaggtcgtcgtcgtcctcgaacGCCGTCAGGCACACCGCGCACT
This portion of the Zea mays cultivar B73 chromosome 2, Zm-B73-REFERENCE-NAM-5.0, whole genome shotgun sequence genome encodes:
- the LOC103646378 gene encoding E3 ubiquitin-protein ligase ATL6; amino-acid sequence: METRQLLLVFCLLGAGMAVVVDAQAQSAPAPPPRQTPSAPPQQTQFGRTMSTFITVAISVFFFLLFVCAYINQCRLADPGAAAAAAAAAAAAGGGGGGPSRRGKRGLDPAVVATFPIVSYREVVEHKIGKGVLECAVCLTAFEDDDDLRLLPHCSHAFHPECIDPWLQSRVTCPLCRANLEKPAPAPAVAPPSPSPRLAPRQPSPPPEAVAIPVSDDGSEGGSSSCEDDRKEEAVELETLRSARRAARMPRSHSTGHSLFAAAAAAAAAEEGDHERFTLRLPEHVREQVLRSRRLRHATSLLNLSDMSSEGSSRGGRGVAGAGSFGNGGGSSHGGRRWQSFLARTVSWARGGGDGSVRRGWDGSTRRGRDGGESSWKGVASPPPTGRP